From a single Mycosarcoma maydis chromosome 2, whole genome shotgun sequence genomic region:
- a CDS encoding 40S ribosomal protein uS8 → MVRISVLNDALNSIVNAERKGKRQVLVRPSSKVVIKFLSVMQKHGYIGEFEEVDDHRSGKVVIQLNGRINKCGVISPRFNVQLGQIENWVQQLLPARSFGYVVLTTSAGIMDHEEARRKHVAGKILGFFY, encoded by the exons AACGACGCTCTTAACAGCATTGTCAACGCCGAGCGCAAGGGTAAGCGCCAGGTGCTTGTCCGACCCTCGTCCAAGGTCGTCATCAAGTTCCTCTCGGTTATGCAGAAGCACG GCTACATTGGCGAGTTCGAGGAGGTCGACGACCACCGCTCCGGTAAGGTTGTCATCCAGCTCAACGGCCGCATCAACAAGTGTGGTGTCATCTCGCCGCGCTTCAACGTCCAGCTCGGTCAGATTGAGAACTGGGTTCAGCAGCTCCTGCCCGCGCGTTCGTTCGGTTACGTCGTCCTGACCACCTCGGCCGGTATCATGGACCACGAGGAGGCTCGTCGCAAGCACGTTGCCGGCAAGatcctcggcttcttctACTAA